CCAGCGATTAATAAAATTGCCGAATTGAATGATAACATTGATGTTAAAGTGGTGCTACGTGATGAAAATCCCGAATTGATGGATGCCTTTTTGACCAACGGAGCACAGTCTGTGCCTAAAGTTATTATTATAGACAATGAAACGAATGCGGTTTTAAACACCTATGGCCCGCGACCAAGTGAGGCGACGTCTTATGTAAATCGTTTTAAAGCTAAATACGGAAAATTAACACCAGAGTTTAAAGAAGACTTGCAGCATTGGTACAATAAAGACAAGGGGCAAAACGTACTTACCGATGTTACTGAAATGCTCTGTAGGTTAGAGCCTAGCGTTTGCCAATAAAATTAAAAGTAATAGAACCTAATTGGCTGCTTTTAGATGCGTCGGCATTAAATTTAGACTGCTTGGCATATTCTATGGCATGCTCAATTAAGCATTCATTATTTGAGTTCGACGATGTATTCAAATAGGCATCTGTAACATTGCCTTGGTTGTTAACCTTAACATTTACAACTATTTTTCCATCTACCTCACATAGATAAACAGGTATAGGTATGTAAATCTTTTTTCGGTTAGCCAACGAATAACTGATAGTGCTTTTATGGTTGTTGTTCTCGGCCAATTGTTTTTTTAAAACTTCGTTGGCTTTATTGAATTGTGATAAGGCATCTTGGTTTAATTTAGAGTTGTCTGGAAGCGTATAATCTCTTTTGGCGGTTAGGCTGTTTTCAGAAAAATCACTGCTTTTTGGTATGTAATCTTCAGGAGGAGCAATACGTTTAAAAGCTTGCGCAAAACGTTTGTTTTCTTGGGCTTCATTAAAAGCTTTGTTGGTTTCAGCCTTAGCTTTATTCGCATTTTCTAAAGCTTCAAGTTGTTTTAACTCTTCTTCTGTGGGGTCTTTTTCGGGTTCAATAACATAGTAGCTTTCTGAAATAAATTCACTGTGTTTTTTAAGTCCAATATTAAAGATAGAAAGAACAACTGTTCCAGAAATTAGAAAAGTTATAAGTAAGGCTCTATGTTGATTTGTTAGGTGCAAATCTTAGTTATTAAATTTGGGTTCAGTAAATATACGTAAAAATACCCAATTTAGCCTTTAAGTGTATTTGTAAAGGCCTCAATAGAGACAGCGTTGCCAACATCAAAGGCACCAATTTTGGTTCGCCGAAGTGCTGATAAATGAGCGCCAGATTGCAAGGCTTTGCCAAAATCGTTGGCTAAAGACCGTATGTAAGTGCCTTTGCTGCAAACTACTCTGAAGTCAATATTTTGACCATTAATTTGAGTGATTTCAAATTCTGAAATATTAACGGTGCGTGATTTTATTTCCACCGATTCGCCCGCTCTGGCAAATTCATAAAGGCGTTTTCCGTCTTTTTTTATAGCTGAAAATACTGGTGGGAATTGTTCGATATCACCAATAAACTGCTTTGTAGCTTTGTGGATTAAGTCTTCCGTAATATGCTCCGTTGGGAAGGTTTTGTCTATTTCGGTTTCTAAATCAAAAGACGGTGTAGTACTGCCTATAGTAAAAGTGCCTGTGTATTCTTTAATCTGTGCTTGAAAGGTGTTGATTTGTTTGGTCATTTTTCCAGTACAAATCACTAAAAGGCCAGTTGCAAGTGGGTCTAACGTCCCAGCATGGCCTACCTTTATTTTTTTGAGTTTGAAGGCTTGCTTGAGTTCCCAGCGCAATTTGTTAACCACCTGGAAGGAGGTCCAATTTAAAGGTTTATCAATGAGCAAAACCTGTCCGGAAAGATAATCTTCAGCAGTTAGCATATTAATTAAAAAAAGTAAATATAATCGCGATAAGGCCTACAATTGCGCAATAAACTGCAAAATAGGTAAGCTTGCTTTTTCTTACTAAAGCAATCATCCAGGTACAGGCAAAAAGTCCTGCAACGAATGCCGCTATAAATCCAATAGATAGTGCGGTAAAGTTACCGCTATCGTAACTCAATTCGCCACTTAAAACATCTTTGGCTATTTTACCAAAAATTAATGGGACTACCATTAAGAACGAAAAACGTGCCGCTTTGGTTTTATCGTTTCCTAGTAAAACAGAGGTGGAAATAGTAGCGCCAGAGCGCGAAATACCGGGCAGCATGGCTATGGCTTGCGAAATGCCAATAACAAATGCGTTAGAAAACGACACTTTTTTGTTAGTGTTTTTTGCTTTGTCTGCAAGAAAAAGTAAAACAGCGGTTATTAAAAGCATACAGCCCACTAAAAAAATATTGCCGCCAAAAAGTGCCTCTAGTTGTTCTTCAAAAAACAAGCCAATAATAACGGCCGGAATCATCGAAACTGCAATTTTAGAGATAAACTGTAAATCGTCATTCCACTTAAATTTTAAGGCGCCAACAATTAAATTGAAAATATCTTTTCTAAAAACAACGATGGTACTCAAGGCTGTCGCGAAATGTAAAACGACTGTAAAAAGAAGGCTTTCTTCCGGAACCGAATGACCACCCAAAATGGCTTTGCCCAATTCTAAGTGGCCGCTGGAGGACACGGGCAAAAACTCAGTAAGACCCTGAATAATACCAAGGATGATTGCGTCAATTATTTCCATGGGGCAAAAATATTAAAATACCAACACAAATGGTTTTGTTATCAGGTAAATTATAAATGTTATTTTAGGATTGTTAAACTATAGGAATGAAAATAGGTATTGCTCCCGATAAGTTTAAAGGTTCGTTAACCGGATTGCAGTTTTGTAATTCGGTTGAAGCGGGCTTGTTAAACATAAATTCAGACTTGGAAATTTTAAAGTTGCCCTTGGCGGATGGTGGCGATGGCACGCTAGAAGTGGCTAATTTTTATTTAAAAGGGAGCACGGTTAAGGTTAAAGTTAGCAACCCCTTTTTTAAGCCCATAAAGGTCATGTATTTATATGCTGAAGATTCAAAAACAGCGTTTATTGAAATGGCCGAAGCTTCTGGGGTGAAATTATTGAAGCCCCATGAATTAGACTGCAAAAACGCTACTACTTTGGGTACGGGCGACATGATTGTTGATGCCTTGGAAAAAGGAGCAAAAACCATTTTTTTAGGACTTGGCGGAAGTGCCACAAATGATTGTGGTATGGGTATGGCTACTGCTTTGGGGTATAGGTTTTTAGATAAAATGGGCAAAGAGCTCAAACCAATTGGAACCAATTTATCAAAAGTGGCTTCGGTTGAAAAGTCTGATGTGCATTCAAGATTGTATGATGTAAAGTTTAAAATAGCCTGCGATGTAACCAATCCGTTGTATGGAAAAAACGGTGCGGCTTATGTGTATGCGCCACAAAAAGGCGCGACGGCAGAAGACGTTAAAATGCTGGACAAAGGTTTGCAAAGCTTTTCAAAAATCATGGAGTCACAATTCAAGGTTGATGAGCAGTTGGTAAGCGGAGCTGGTGCTGCAGGCGGTATGGGTTACGCATCAAAAGTGTTTTTAAATGGCGAATTAAAACCGGGCATTCAACTCATTAAAGAATTGGCTGATTTCGATTCCAAAATAACGGGTTGCGATTGGATTATAACAGGAGAAGGTAAGTTAGATAAACAAACTTTGTCTGGAAAAACGATTAATGGTGTTTTGGCTTCCGCGAAAGCGAAACACATAAAAATAGCGGCACTTTGTGGTGCTATTGATTTGAGTAAATCCGAAATGGAAAAGCTAGGAATTAACTATACCGATGTCGTTGTAAACTATTCCAAAAACTTTGATGATGCTTTAGCGAACAGTTATGATTATGTTAAAAAAATGACTGAAGAATTCGCGAAAAAAATCTTTTGAGTGCGTTTATTTATCCGGATTTAAAAGAATAGCGTAAATTTCAAAACCAAAACCTATTAAAACCAACATGGGTGCCAAACGAATACGGCGCCAGCTAAAAATTTCGGGGTTAAAAATGTTAGGGTCGTCGCTACCACCGCCGGCCATTAAAATAAAGCCAAGCGCAATAACGGCCAGACCTATAAACATGAATTTGTAGTTTTTCTTTCCAAATACAAAAGTTGGTTTGGCTTCTTCTTTTCGTTTTTGTTCTCCCATAGTTTTAATGCTAGTGCTGCAAATTAACAGAAATATTTAAAAAGCATTGTTAACGTGATTGTAAATTATACTTTTTTCAATAGTCAATAGTCAATAGTCAATAGTCAATAATAGTTAGTAGTAAAGCTCATCGGTACGTAAATTTAAAAAGCGTTGCGTAGCAAAATGGGTGCTTATCCAGGTAATAACAATGCCCAAAGCAAACACAAAGACAAACAGGCCAACGACTAAAACAGGGGTGTTTAAAAGCCCTAGTTCAGGGAAGGTTCTGTTAACATAATACAACACAATGGCCATGCCTATTAGGGCTAGAATGGCGCCGATAATGCCCAAACGTACACTTTTCCAAACGAACGGTCGACGAATAAACTGCTTGGTGGCACCCACCATTTGCATGGTTTTTATGGTAAAGCGTTTAGAGTAAACCGATAAACGTATAGAACTGTTAATGAGCAAAACCGCTATCAGTGTGAAAATCCCACTAATGACCAACACCCAAAAACTGATTTTTTTAACATTATCGTTCATAAGGTTTACAAGGTCGTTGTCGTAAGTCACTTCGTCAACAAAGTTTTTAGCGTTGGCTTCTTCCGATATTTTTTCCAAATGCCCCGAGGTTACAAAATCGGCTTTTAGGTGTACGTCAATAGAGTTTTGAAGCGGGTTGTAACCCACAAAATCCATAAAGTCCTCACCGTTTTCGGCTTTCATGAATTCGGCTGCTTTCTCTTTTGAAACATACTCTGTGGATTTTACATATTCGGCCATCGCCAAACTTTTTTCAAGCTGATTGATTTCAACTTCTTTGGCAGAGTCTTTTAAATAAATGGTAAGCACTACTTGCTCCTTAAAATGATCTGAAACCTTTTTTGCGTTCAATACCAGCATGCCCAATAGTCCTAATAAAAACAAAACTAACGCAATACTAAGCACTACTGAAAAGTACGATGAAATTAGTCTGCGTTTTTGGTGTTTTTCAAAAGATGAGCTCATAAAAGTATTTTGGTTTCGGACGTAAAAATAATAAAAAGATAAGCGAAATAACTAATTAACTAATAACATTATATAACTAGGATTATTTAAAATTGTTGTATAGCTTTAAGTCTTAATTTAAGGTTGGCATAATTGTTGAAAAATAGGGCTAATATTAATCAGAAAGTTTACAGAGTTATGAGCAAAAATTTATTTTTAGGCTTAATCACTACATTTTTAATTTTTATAACAGCCCAAGCTCAGAGCATTGATTTTGGAGCTAAATCCGGGATGAATGTCGCTACGTTTTATGGAAACCGTTCGGATAGTAATATTGATAGAAATAGTTTAATTGGATTTCATGCAGGTGTTTTGGCTGAAGTAAAATTGAGTGAGAATTTTGCGTTGCAACCCGAATTGCTCTATTCGAGAGCTGGTGCTGAAGAAGAAAATCTTGTTACGTTTCAGTTGGATTATGTGTCACTTCCAGTAATGGCAAAATTTTATATTGTTGATGGTTTTAGTTTAGATGTAGGGCCTCAATTTGGGCTTTTAATTAACGATACTGCCAAGTTTCAAATGGACGATGTTCCAGATTACGATACCGATGCCAATACTTTCGATTTAGCATTAAATGCAGGTCTGGGTGTCAACTTTACCAAATCGTGGTTTGCTCAAGCCAGATACAGTTACGGCATAACTGCAGTTGGTGAAAACCCAGATGTTAACAACGGTGTGTTTCAGTTGTCCTTAGGCTACATGTTTTAAGTTGTTGGCTGGTTTCCCGTTCTCGGTTTTCCGGGTTTACTGATGATATAAACACCAACTGCTACTACAACACAACTTAAAATCTTAATTAGGTTGATGTCTTCCGCGTAAGCGTGGTTCATAAAAACGTAGGCCACTATACTCACTAAAATAAAACTAACCACAGGTTGTAAATACACATAACTACTGGTTACCGATGGCGGTAAATAGTTAAGTGCGTAAATGTTAAACAGGTAAGCAAAAAACGTCGTGAATATTACTACGTAACCAATGGTGAGGTAGGTGTGCAGTGTAAAGGCTTCAAAATTTGTTTTAAGCAAATCGTTAATTCCAAAAGGGAAAACATAAATAAAGCCAAATAAAAAGATCCAACTAACCACAGTAATGGCATGGTATTTTTTCATAAGGGTTTTGGCCAATACCAAATAAAGGCCATAGCTGCTGGCGTTTAGTAAAATAAAAAGGTTGCCCAAAAAGGAGCTATTGCCATCGGCTTTGTTGCCGTATAAGATTAGGAATATAGCGCCAATTCCAGCCATGGCGATACCAATAACCTTGTTCTTTGTGATACGTTCTTGTAAAATAAAAAAACTAAAAACCAATACAATTACTGGTGTGGCGGTGGTAATTATCGATGCGTCGATTGGTGATGTTAGGTTAATGCCATGAAAAAATAGCATTTGGTTGGCCGCGCCTCCAAAAAGTCCGCAAAGGGCTAGTGTTACAAAGTCTTTCTTTTCAACTTTCTCTTTAACAAACAAGAATTTTACAGCCCAAAAGAGCAACACGCAGCATGTTAGCCTGACAAATACAAAAGCTGTTGGGCCAATTTTATTGGGCATAACCCCTTTGGCAACGAGATAATTAGCACCATAAATGATATTAGCGCCTAAAAGTGCCAAATGGGCTTTGGTGGTGTTTTTTATCAAAATTAGGGAGGATTTAGGCTGTGAAATTACAAATTGCCACGTAATTAAAACTTAAATTAAACCACATTATTTCCAGATATAAAAAATGATATCATATAATGTTGTAAACTTCTTCCGTTTTTCTTTAGAAACCGTAAATTTGCGCTTTTATTCGTCATTGCGAATTAGGCATACTGAACATAGTCGAAGTGAGATGTGGAAATATTATGAATTCAGTCGTTGTATTCAAAAGATTGCCGTAGTTGTACCTCTTTCGTGATG
This genomic stretch from Flavobacteriaceae bacterium GSB9 harbors:
- a CDS encoding glycerate kinase encodes the protein MKIGIAPDKFKGSLTGLQFCNSVEAGLLNINSDLEILKLPLADGGDGTLEVANFYLKGSTVKVKVSNPFFKPIKVMYLYAEDSKTAFIEMAEASGVKLLKPHELDCKNATTLGTGDMIVDALEKGAKTIFLGLGGSATNDCGMGMATALGYRFLDKMGKELKPIGTNLSKVASVEKSDVHSRLYDVKFKIACDVTNPLYGKNGAAYVYAPQKGATAEDVKMLDKGLQSFSKIMESQFKVDEQLVSGAGAAGGMGYASKVFLNGELKPGIQLIKELADFDSKITGCDWIITGEGKLDKQTLSGKTINGVLASAKAKHIKIAALCGAIDLSKSEMEKLGINYTDVVVNYSKNFDDALANSYDYVKKMTEEFAKKIF
- a CDS encoding thioredoxin family protein — encoded protein: MNALIQSSLERGLSYQSYRELMKRLVDEKSTTGLEKTKDRINFTKLNDRRMKRWDKTIKVAKSMQKKIAEFNHPTTWLVISESWCGDAAHVLPAINKIAELNDNIDVKVVLRDENPELMDAFLTNGAQSVPKVIIIDNETNAVLNTYGPRPSEATSYVNRFKAKYGKLTPEFKEDLQHWYNKDKGQNVLTDVTEMLCRLEPSVCQ
- a CDS encoding DUF3098 domain-containing protein; the encoded protein is MGEQKRKEEAKPTFVFGKKNYKFMFIGLAVIALGFILMAGGGSDDPNIFNPEIFSWRRIRLAPMLVLIGFGFEIYAILLNPDK
- a CDS encoding undecaprenyl-diphosphate phosphatase, which translates into the protein MEIIDAIILGIIQGLTEFLPVSSSGHLELGKAILGGHSVPEESLLFTVVLHFATALSTIVVFRKDIFNLIVGALKFKWNDDLQFISKIAVSMIPAVIIGLFFEEQLEALFGGNIFLVGCMLLITAVLLFLADKAKNTNKKVSFSNAFVIGISQAIAMLPGISRSGATISTSVLLGNDKTKAARFSFLMVVPLIFGKIAKDVLSGELSYDSGNFTALSIGFIAAFVAGLFACTWMIALVRKSKLTYFAVYCAIVGLIAIIFTFFN
- a CDS encoding DMT family transporter, encoding MIKNTTKAHLALLGANIIYGANYLVAKGVMPNKIGPTAFVFVRLTCCVLLFWAVKFLFVKEKVEKKDFVTLALCGLFGGAANQMLFFHGINLTSPIDASIITTATPVIVLVFSFFILQERITKNKVIGIAMAGIGAIFLILYGNKADGNSSFLGNLFILLNASSYGLYLVLAKTLMKKYHAITVVSWIFLFGFIYVFPFGINDLLKTNFEAFTLHTYLTIGYVVIFTTFFAYLFNIYALNYLPPSVTSSYVYLQPVVSFILVSIVAYVFMNHAYAEDINLIKILSCVVVAVGVYIISKPGKPRTGNQPTT
- the truB gene encoding tRNA pseudouridine(55) synthase TruB; translated protein: MLTAEDYLSGQVLLIDKPLNWTSFQVVNKLRWELKQAFKLKKIKVGHAGTLDPLATGLLVICTGKMTKQINTFQAQIKEYTGTFTIGSTTPSFDLETEIDKTFPTEHITEDLIHKATKQFIGDIEQFPPVFSAIKKDGKRLYEFARAGESVEIKSRTVNISEFEITQINGQNIDFRVVCSKGTYIRSLANDFGKALQSGAHLSALRRTKIGAFDVGNAVSIEAFTNTLKG
- a CDS encoding permease-like cell division protein FtsX, encoding MSSSFEKHQKRRLISSYFSVVLSIALVLFLLGLLGMLVLNAKKVSDHFKEQVVLTIYLKDSAKEVEINQLEKSLAMAEYVKSTEYVSKEKAAEFMKAENGEDFMDFVGYNPLQNSIDVHLKADFVTSGHLEKISEEANAKNFVDEVTYDNDLVNLMNDNVKKISFWVLVISGIFTLIAVLLINSSIRLSVYSKRFTIKTMQMVGATKQFIRRPFVWKSVRLGIIGAILALIGMAIVLYYVNRTFPELGLLNTPVLVVGLFVFVFALGIVITWISTHFATQRFLNLRTDELYY
- a CDS encoding PorT family protein, which produces MSKNLFLGLITTFLIFITAQAQSIDFGAKSGMNVATFYGNRSDSNIDRNSLIGFHAGVLAEVKLSENFALQPELLYSRAGAEEENLVTFQLDYVSLPVMAKFYIVDGFSLDVGPQFGLLINDTAKFQMDDVPDYDTDANTFDLALNAGLGVNFTKSWFAQARYSYGITAVGENPDVNNGVFQLSLGYMF
- a CDS encoding energy transducer TonB — encoded protein: MHLTNQHRALLITFLISGTVVLSIFNIGLKKHSEFISESYYVIEPEKDPTEEELKQLEALENANKAKAETNKAFNEAQENKRFAQAFKRIAPPEDYIPKSSDFSENSLTAKRDYTLPDNSKLNQDALSQFNKANEVLKKQLAENNNHKSTISYSLANRKKIYIPIPVYLCEVDGKIVVNVKVNNQGNVTDAYLNTSSNSNNECLIEHAIEYAKQSKFNADASKSSQLGSITFNFIGKR